From Luteococcus japonicus, one genomic window encodes:
- the rpmF gene encoding 50S ribosomal protein L32: MAVPKRKMSRSNTRSRRAQWKATAVNTVTCVNPACRQAHLQHTACPACGQYGPRASRRQVLDA, encoded by the coding sequence GTGGCAGTCCCGAAGCGGAAGATGTCCCGGAGCAACACGCGCAGCCGTCGCGCGCAGTGGAAGGCGACCGCCGTCAACACGGTGACCTGCGTGAACCCGGCGTGCCGCCAGGCCCACCTGCAGCACACCGCGTGCCCCGCGTGCGGCCAGTACGGCCCCCGCGCGAGCCGCCGCCAGGTTCTCGACGCCTGA
- the rnc gene encoding ribonuclease III — protein sequence MAAQPSRFQQLLDELGVPMGAQLFELALTHRSYAYENGGIPTNERLEFLGDAVLGIVVTEHLYGTFPEYPEGRLAKLRAAVVNAVTLAEVARGLEIGPMVKLGRGETTTGGHDKTSILADTMEALIGAIFLTGGMEMAERFVHHLFDPLVTQADHLGAGLDWKTSLQEVCANAGFPMPTYLIEDSGPDHDKHFVARAVVNGVTYGSGEGRNKKQAEQEAAGKAFTAIQAAQAAEATAREEVVEQTADAQDA from the coding sequence ATGGCGGCTCAGCCGAGCCGTTTCCAGCAGCTTCTCGACGAGCTGGGTGTCCCCATGGGCGCCCAGCTCTTCGAGCTTGCGCTGACGCACCGGTCCTACGCCTATGAGAATGGCGGCATCCCGACCAACGAGCGCCTGGAATTCCTGGGCGATGCGGTGCTGGGCATCGTGGTCACCGAGCACCTCTACGGCACCTTCCCGGAGTATCCGGAGGGGCGTCTGGCGAAGCTTCGCGCGGCGGTGGTCAATGCCGTCACCCTGGCGGAGGTGGCCCGTGGGCTGGAGATCGGCCCCATGGTCAAGCTCGGACGTGGCGAGACCACGACCGGTGGCCATGACAAGACCTCCATCCTGGCCGACACCATGGAGGCCCTGATCGGTGCCATCTTCCTGACCGGGGGGATGGAGATGGCGGAGCGCTTCGTCCATCATCTGTTCGACCCCTTGGTCACGCAGGCCGACCACCTGGGCGCCGGGCTGGACTGGAAGACCTCCTTGCAGGAGGTCTGTGCCAATGCCGGCTTCCCGATGCCCACCTACCTCATCGAGGATTCGGGGCCGGACCACGACAAGCACTTCGTCGCGCGCGCCGTCGTGAACGGCGTCACCTATGGCAGCGGCGAAGGGCGCAACAAGAAGCAGGCCGAGCAGGAGGCCGCCGGCAAGGCCTTCACCGCCATCCAGGCGGCGCAGGCCGCCGAGGCCACCGCCCGCGAGGAGGTCGTCGAACAGACGGCCGACGCGCAGGATGCCTGA
- the mutM gene encoding bifunctional DNA-formamidopyrimidine glycosylase/DNA-(apurinic or apyrimidinic site) lyase, with the protein MPELPEVETVRAGLEPMLRGRAVSHVRVLHPRPVRKHELGPRDFETTLAGRTFCTPRRRGKYLWFPFDDGDAMLAHLGMSGQFRMDRVADPLLRNTRVLFDLADSDDQLRFVDQRMFGGLSLSIGGAEIPFEIAHIAPDPFDEHFDLGAVAERMRKKRTTVKRALLDQALVSGIGNIYADEALWLAQVHPERPTQRLTRTQAVAVLEAARSVMAEALEQGGTSFDALYVKVNGESGYFDRSLNAYGQTDRPCPRCGEPIVRAEFMNRSSHFCPSCQRRPRPARG; encoded by the coding sequence ATGCCTGAGCTTCCCGAGGTCGAAACCGTCCGCGCGGGTCTGGAGCCAATGCTCCGGGGCCGCGCGGTTTCACATGTCCGGGTCTTGCACCCCAGGCCGGTGCGCAAGCACGAGTTGGGGCCGCGGGACTTCGAGACCACGCTGGCCGGCCGCACCTTCTGCACTCCGCGGCGTCGCGGCAAGTACCTGTGGTTCCCCTTCGACGACGGTGACGCGATGCTTGCGCATCTGGGGATGAGCGGGCAGTTCCGGATGGATCGCGTCGCGGACCCACTGCTGCGCAACACTCGGGTGCTCTTCGACCTGGCGGACTCCGACGACCAGCTGCGCTTCGTGGACCAGCGAATGTTCGGCGGCCTGTCCCTGAGCATCGGGGGAGCGGAGATCCCGTTCGAGATCGCCCACATCGCCCCGGACCCCTTCGACGAGCACTTCGACCTCGGCGCCGTCGCCGAACGGATGCGCAAGAAGCGAACCACGGTGAAGCGTGCCCTGCTCGACCAGGCGCTGGTCAGCGGCATCGGCAACATCTACGCCGACGAGGCCCTCTGGCTCGCCCAGGTCCACCCCGAGCGCCCCACCCAGCGACTGACGCGCACGCAGGCCGTCGCCGTGCTGGAGGCGGCGCGCAGCGTGATGGCCGAGGCGCTCGAACAGGGTGGCACGAGCTTCGATGCCCTGTACGTCAAGGTGAACGGGGAGTCCGGCTACTTCGATCGATCGCTGAATGCCTATGGCCAGACCGACCGGCCGTGCCCGCGCTGCGGGGAGCCCATCGTGCGAGCCGAATTCATGAACCGCTCCAGCCACTTCTGTCCGAGCTGCCAGCGGCGCCCCCGTCCGGCGCGCGGCTAG
- a CDS encoding IS481 family transposase, with the protein MAHSKARLNVNGRRLLVQRVREQGWKVAHAAKAMGISRQCAHHWLKRYDQHGEPGLHDRSSRPRTMPRRTNHQVEVRVLAHRALHRQGPTHTSAATGVPARTVSAIWKRHHMPPLAHLDPITGAVIRGSQATTRRYEREHPGELIHLDVKKIGKIPDGGGWRSRGRAATSAERNKRAKIGYDYVHAAVDDHTRLAYIEIHDDEKGPTCAGFLTRAAAFFADHGITRIERVITDNAFAYRNSSDFIAAVEALDAKQKFIKPHCPWQNGKVERLNRTLATEWAYRQPFTSNQARRDALADWLTFYNTERGHSALGGKAPITRVS; encoded by the coding sequence ATGGCCCACTCTAAAGCCCGTCTGAACGTCAACGGTCGGCGTCTGCTGGTCCAGCGCGTCCGCGAGCAAGGCTGGAAGGTCGCCCACGCCGCCAAGGCGATGGGAATCTCACGCCAGTGCGCACACCACTGGCTCAAGCGCTACGACCAGCACGGCGAACCAGGTCTGCATGACCGCTCCAGCCGACCCCGAACCATGCCCCGGCGCACCAACCACCAGGTCGAGGTCCGGGTCCTGGCGCACCGCGCGCTGCACCGGCAGGGCCCAACCCACACCAGCGCCGCGACCGGTGTTCCCGCGCGCACCGTCTCGGCGATCTGGAAGCGTCATCACATGCCCCCGTTGGCCCACCTCGATCCGATCACCGGAGCAGTGATCCGCGGCAGCCAGGCCACCACCCGCCGCTACGAACGCGAACACCCCGGTGAGTTGATCCACCTCGATGTCAAGAAGATCGGCAAGATCCCCGACGGTGGAGGCTGGCGAAGCCGCGGACGGGCCGCGACCAGCGCCGAGAGGAACAAGCGGGCAAAGATCGGCTACGACTACGTCCACGCAGCGGTCGACGACCACACCCGGCTGGCCTACATCGAGATCCACGACGACGAGAAGGGACCCACCTGCGCTGGTTTCCTCACCCGCGCCGCGGCCTTCTTCGCAGACCACGGCATCACCCGTATCGAGCGGGTGATCACCGACAATGCCTTCGCCTACCGCAACAGCAGCGACTTCATCGCCGCGGTCGAAGCCCTCGACGCGAAACAGAAGTTCATCAAGCCCCACTGCCCCTGGCAAAACGGCAAGGTCGAGCGCCTCAACCGGACCCTGGCAACCGAATGGGCCTACCGACAGCCCTTCACCAGCAACCAAGCACGCCGCGACGCCCTTGCCGACTGGCTCACGTTCTACAACACTGAACGAGGCCACAGCGCCCTCGGCGGGAAAGCTCCCATCACCCGAGTGTCATGA
- a CDS encoding GtrA family protein codes for MRQFVKFGMVGGSGVVVNMVVAVIMTKLHGGTSHDNDPIWYVTGRHALRYTHVVWIGAFIVANFWNFQLNRSWTFKREHRRGWWAEFWPFFAVGSIAALVGLVIKTYLRNPTSPVYLPDSIFNEDQGLRARAYWAQLITIILTLPINFVVNKLWTFRAVKHPHGQAEVPLVAPVVAPEALTSDKVLDAAETE; via the coding sequence ATGCGCCAGTTCGTCAAGTTCGGCATGGTCGGGGGATCCGGTGTCGTGGTGAACATGGTCGTGGCCGTCATCATGACGAAGCTGCACGGTGGCACCTCCCACGACAACGACCCCATCTGGTATGTCACCGGTCGGCACGCGCTCCGCTACACACATGTGGTGTGGATCGGCGCCTTCATCGTGGCCAATTTCTGGAACTTCCAGCTGAACCGTTCCTGGACCTTCAAGCGCGAGCACCGGCGAGGCTGGTGGGCGGAGTTCTGGCCCTTCTTCGCCGTCGGCAGCATTGCCGCCCTTGTCGGTCTGGTCATCAAGACCTACCTGCGCAATCCAACGTCGCCGGTCTACCTTCCAGATTCGATCTTCAATGAGGACCAAGGCCTCCGCGCGCGGGCCTACTGGGCGCAATTGATCACCATCATCCTGACGCTGCCGATCAACTTCGTGGTCAACAAGCTGTGGACCTTCCGCGCCGTCAAGCATCCGCACGGCCAGGCTGAAGTGCCGCTCGTGGCGCCCGTGGTCGCGCCTGAGGCCCTGACTTCGGACAAGGTGCTCGACGCCGCCGAGACGGAGTGA
- the smc gene encoding chromosome segregation protein SMC, giving the protein MYLKSLTLRGFKSFASATTLNFEPGITCVVGPNGSGKSNVVDALSWVMGEQGAKSLRGGKMEDVIFAGTSGRSPLGRAEVSLTIDNTDGALPIEYTEVTITRTMFRNGGSDYSINGHSARLLDVQELLSDSGIGREMHVIVGQGQLDTILQATPEIRRGFIEEAAGVLKHRKRKEKALRKLDSTQGNLDRLQDLVAEIRRQLKPLGRQAAVARKAAVIQAELRDAKARLLADDLTQATLALETDLADEKALNDARARAEARLEAAREAELAAELVVAQAQPRLNRAQDTWYALAALRERVTTTQQIAAERMRHADAQPELGRPGRDPEQLERDAETARTEENELRQEVDELTQKLADAQLRRTAAEKAHAEADKAHAAQLRAIADRREGLARLTGQVNSLKSRLDASSEEAQRLAAQRDEALARAEKAAAELAEAQQRADSHQGDGGELVAAQQRATEKVSALGQAVQELRRTEQQAQQERAGLAARIEALEMGLDRTDAPAALLAARDRFGGVLGQLAELLGIESGWETAIAAALGTATEAIAVDSLDAAEDALTHLKEGDLGRAGLLLAGATRSGTTEIPDGLHSALDVITVAQPLLPALERLLGHVVLVEDIEQATAVARQNPDLSAVTREGDVVSAWFVTGGSASRSSLLEIQAAVDTARSGLDDAVAAIGELQCRIKEQDRLLEAANAERIAVRQAVKESEREASDLNRQVSVLAQAEKSARGEAERLERSIATAQATRAKDEAGLAELEERLARASDEQDIAEPDSSERDRHADEARRARTDEMDARLALRTAEERVRALAGRADSLRRAALAERQAREKAAARAAQLRREAEAATAVHAAAGWLLTRVDASRALATTERNDAEAARVSAEGALGVARRETRELAKEVEKLVEGAHRDEMARIEVKMRIESLAERVMSELGIEAEILMKEYGPDQFVPVITRPDGTALDEDDEVPDPIPFVREQQAKRLRTAERNLQVLGRVNPLALEEFDAMQERHAFLAEQLEDLRQTRKDLMDIVDEVDRRVEEVFAQAYEDVEKTFNDVFPRLFPGGEGRLVLTEPGQWLTTGVDVEARPAGKKVKRLSLLSGGERSLVAVAFLVSLFIARPSPFYILDEVEAALDDANLGRLLGIYEQLRENSQLLVITHQKRTMEIADALYGVTMRGDGVSTVISQRLHHEQ; this is encoded by the coding sequence GTGTACCTCAAGAGCCTGACGCTGCGAGGCTTCAAGTCCTTCGCGTCGGCGACGACGCTGAACTTCGAGCCCGGCATCACCTGCGTCGTGGGCCCCAATGGCTCGGGCAAGTCCAATGTCGTGGACGCCCTGAGCTGGGTGATGGGCGAGCAGGGCGCCAAGAGCCTTCGTGGCGGCAAGATGGAGGACGTCATCTTCGCCGGCACCTCCGGCCGTTCGCCGCTGGGCCGCGCCGAGGTGAGCCTGACCATCGACAACACCGATGGTGCGCTGCCCATCGAGTACACCGAGGTGACCATCACCCGCACCATGTTCCGCAATGGCGGCAGTGACTACTCCATCAACGGCCACTCGGCCCGCCTGCTGGACGTGCAGGAACTGCTCAGCGACTCCGGCATCGGCCGGGAGATGCACGTCATCGTCGGGCAGGGGCAGCTGGACACCATCCTGCAGGCCACCCCGGAGATTCGTCGTGGCTTCATCGAGGAGGCGGCCGGTGTCCTGAAGCACCGCAAGCGCAAGGAGAAGGCGCTGCGCAAGCTGGACTCCACCCAGGGCAACCTGGACCGACTGCAGGACCTCGTCGCGGAGATCCGACGCCAGCTCAAGCCCCTGGGGCGTCAGGCTGCCGTCGCCCGCAAGGCCGCCGTCATCCAGGCCGAACTGCGCGATGCCAAGGCCCGGCTGCTGGCCGACGACCTCACCCAGGCCACCCTCGCGCTGGAGACGGACCTGGCCGACGAGAAGGCACTCAACGACGCCCGCGCGCGTGCCGAGGCCCGGTTGGAGGCCGCTCGGGAGGCGGAACTGGCCGCCGAGCTCGTCGTGGCCCAGGCCCAACCGCGCCTCAACCGGGCCCAGGACACCTGGTACGCCCTGGCCGCCCTGCGGGAACGTGTCACCACCACCCAGCAGATCGCCGCCGAACGCATGCGGCATGCGGATGCCCAGCCGGAACTGGGACGCCCCGGGCGCGACCCCGAACAGCTGGAGCGTGACGCCGAGACGGCCCGCACCGAGGAGAACGAGCTGCGGCAGGAGGTCGACGAGCTCACCCAGAAGCTCGCCGACGCGCAGTTGCGCCGCACCGCCGCGGAGAAGGCCCACGCCGAGGCGGACAAGGCCCATGCCGCCCAGCTGCGCGCCATCGCGGACCGTCGGGAGGGCCTGGCCCGACTGACGGGCCAGGTCAACTCACTGAAGTCCCGTCTCGACGCCAGCTCCGAGGAGGCCCAACGTCTGGCCGCCCAGCGCGACGAGGCGCTGGCCCGCGCCGAGAAGGCTGCAGCCGAACTCGCCGAGGCACAGCAGCGGGCCGACTCCCATCAGGGTGACGGTGGGGAACTCGTCGCCGCCCAGCAGCGCGCCACCGAGAAGGTCTCCGCGCTGGGGCAGGCCGTGCAGGAACTGCGCCGCACCGAGCAGCAGGCACAGCAGGAACGCGCCGGTCTGGCCGCACGCATCGAGGCCCTGGAGATGGGGCTGGACCGCACCGATGCCCCGGCGGCCCTGCTGGCGGCGCGGGACAGGTTCGGGGGAGTGCTGGGCCAGCTCGCCGAACTTCTGGGCATCGAGTCCGGCTGGGAGACGGCCATCGCCGCGGCCCTCGGCACGGCCACCGAGGCCATCGCCGTCGACTCCCTGGATGCCGCAGAGGATGCCCTGACCCACCTGAAGGAGGGGGACCTGGGCCGCGCCGGACTGCTGCTGGCCGGCGCCACCCGCAGCGGCACCACCGAGATCCCCGACGGACTGCACAGCGCCCTCGACGTGATCACGGTCGCCCAGCCACTGCTGCCCGCGTTGGAGCGGCTGCTCGGGCACGTCGTGCTGGTGGAGGACATCGAGCAGGCCACCGCCGTCGCCAGGCAGAATCCGGACCTGTCCGCCGTCACCCGCGAGGGCGACGTCGTCTCGGCGTGGTTCGTCACCGGTGGATCCGCCTCGAGATCCTCCCTGCTGGAGATCCAGGCCGCCGTCGACACCGCCCGCAGCGGCCTCGACGATGCCGTCGCCGCCATCGGGGAGCTGCAGTGCAGGATCAAGGAGCAGGACCGGCTGCTGGAAGCGGCCAATGCGGAGCGGATCGCTGTACGCCAGGCCGTCAAGGAGTCGGAACGCGAGGCCTCGGACCTGAACCGCCAGGTCAGCGTGCTGGCCCAGGCGGAGAAGTCCGCCCGCGGCGAGGCCGAGCGTCTCGAACGTTCCATCGCCACCGCCCAGGCCACCCGCGCCAAGGACGAGGCCGGGCTGGCCGAGTTGGAGGAGCGGCTGGCGCGCGCCTCCGACGAACAGGACATCGCCGAGCCGGACTCCTCCGAACGCGACCGGCATGCTGACGAGGCGCGTCGGGCCCGGACCGACGAGATGGATGCCCGGCTCGCGCTGCGCACCGCCGAGGAGAGGGTGCGCGCCCTGGCCGGCCGGGCCGATTCGCTGCGCCGCGCCGCGCTGGCAGAGCGTCAGGCCCGGGAGAAGGCCGCCGCCCGCGCCGCCCAGTTGCGACGCGAGGCCGAGGCCGCCACCGCCGTGCATGCCGCGGCCGGCTGGCTGCTCACCCGCGTCGATGCCTCCCGCGCCCTGGCCACCACCGAACGCAATGACGCCGAGGCCGCCCGCGTTTCCGCCGAGGGTGCGCTGGGTGTGGCCCGTCGGGAGACCCGCGAGCTGGCCAAGGAGGTGGAGAAGCTCGTCGAGGGCGCCCACCGTGACGAGATGGCCCGCATCGAGGTGAAGATGCGCATCGAGTCACTGGCAGAGCGAGTCATGAGCGAGCTGGGCATCGAGGCCGAGATCCTGATGAAGGAGTACGGCCCGGACCAGTTCGTCCCCGTCATCACCAGGCCCGACGGCACGGCCCTGGATGAGGACGACGAGGTTCCCGACCCCATTCCCTTCGTGCGTGAGCAGCAGGCCAAGCGACTGCGCACAGCCGAACGCAACCTGCAGGTGCTGGGCCGGGTCAATCCCTTGGCGCTGGAGGAGTTCGACGCCATGCAGGAGCGCCACGCCTTCCTCGCCGAGCAGTTGGAGGACCTGCGGCAGACCCGCAAGGACCTGATGGACATCGTCGACGAGGTGGACCGACGCGTCGAGGAGGTCTTCGCCCAGGCCTACGAGGACGTGGAGAAGACCTTCAACGACGTCTTCCCGCGCCTCTTTCCCGGCGGCGAGGGCCGGCTGGTGCTCACCGAACCCGGCCAGTGGCTCACCACCGGCGTCGACGTCGAGGCGCGGCCGGCCGGCAAGAAGGTCAAGCGGCTGTCGCTGCTCTCCGGTGGAGAGCGTTCCCTGGTGGCCGTGGCCTTCCTGGTCAGCCTGTTCATCGCCCGTCCCAGCCCCTTCTACATCCTCGACGAGGTGGAGGCGGCGCTGGACGACGCGAACCTGGGTCGTCTGCTGGGGATCTACGAGCAGCTGCGCGAGAACTCCCAGCTGCTGGTGATCACCCACCAGAAGCGGACCATGGAGATCGCCGATGCCCTCTACGGCGTCACCATGCGCGGTGACGGGGTCTCGACGGTGATCAGCCAGCGCTTGCATCACGAACAGTGA
- the ftsY gene encoding signal recognition particle-docking protein FtsY, whose amino-acid sequence MNPFLDQFFWWIIGGVIACLLLATGIIYVGNRRGLARKAQTPEVTPTVPSEGTDLQPVEPETGIEVPESAGSRLARLRRRLAGSNNVLARGLADLLSRDRLDEDTWDDFEATLISSDLGVGPTTELVTTLRRELSIYGVNDSGQAATVLRRELVKIVDPTMDRSLDLTGRDGKPAVVMVVGVNGTGKTTTVGKLARVLVAENKSVLLGAADTFRAAAAEQLSTWGERVGVETVRGEEGADPASVAYRAVEKGIADGVDVVLIDTAGRLHTKTGLMDELGKVKRVVEKIAPVGEVLLVLDATTGQNGLVQARIFRDVVDVTGLVLTKLDGSAKGGIVVQVQRELGVPVKLIGLGEGVDDLAPFEAEGFVTGLMGE is encoded by the coding sequence GTGAACCCATTCCTGGACCAATTCTTCTGGTGGATCATCGGCGGCGTCATCGCCTGCCTGCTTCTGGCGACGGGCATCATCTACGTCGGCAATCGTCGTGGTCTGGCACGCAAGGCGCAGACCCCCGAGGTCACACCGACCGTGCCGTCCGAGGGGACGGACCTCCAGCCGGTCGAACCGGAGACCGGGATCGAGGTCCCCGAGTCCGCTGGCTCGCGGCTGGCCCGTCTTCGCCGCCGCCTGGCCGGCAGCAACAATGTCCTGGCCCGTGGCCTGGCGGACCTGCTCTCGCGCGACCGTCTCGACGAGGACACTTGGGATGACTTCGAGGCGACGCTGATCTCGTCGGACCTCGGCGTCGGGCCGACGACGGAACTGGTCACCACACTGCGACGCGAACTGTCCATCTATGGTGTCAACGACTCCGGCCAGGCTGCCACCGTGCTGCGTCGCGAACTGGTCAAGATCGTCGACCCGACGATGGACCGCTCCCTGGACCTGACCGGCCGCGACGGGAAGCCCGCCGTCGTGATGGTGGTGGGTGTCAACGGCACCGGCAAGACCACCACGGTCGGCAAGCTGGCCCGCGTGCTGGTGGCCGAGAACAAGTCCGTCCTGCTCGGTGCGGCCGACACCTTCCGTGCCGCCGCCGCGGAGCAGTTGTCCACCTGGGGCGAGCGGGTCGGCGTCGAGACGGTGCGTGGTGAGGAAGGCGCGGATCCGGCGTCGGTGGCCTACCGCGCCGTGGAGAAGGGCATCGCCGACGGCGTCGACGTCGTGCTGATCGACACGGCAGGCCGTCTGCACACCAAGACCGGCCTGATGGACGAGCTGGGCAAGGTCAAGCGCGTCGTGGAGAAGATCGCCCCGGTGGGCGAGGTGCTCCTGGTACTGGACGCCACCACCGGTCAGAACGGCCTGGTGCAGGCCCGCATCTTCCGCGACGTCGTGGACGTCACTGGTCTGGTCCTCACCAAGCTTGACGGCTCCGCCAAGGGTGGCATCGTCGTCCAGGTACAGCGTGAGCTCGGGGTTCCCGTGAAGCTGATCGGTCTGGGTGAGGGAGTCGACGACCTGGCGCCCTTCGAGGCCGAGGGATTCGTCACCGGTCTGATGGGAGAATGA